A DNA window from Budorcas taxicolor isolate Tak-1 chromosome 14, Takin1.1, whole genome shotgun sequence contains the following coding sequences:
- the LY6L gene encoding lymphocyte antigen 6L: MGALVLALWALLVSLDPAGRAREPGKNLSCYQCFKVRSPEFCLPAVCSSTDQVCVSHMLIITLRLPVKTLLSKRCAPRCPNTNMEFEWLSDSGVLSKIVRHCCSRSLCNRAPALQEGPRALPQGLLLWVGLNLLRVLL, translated from the exons ATGGGGGCGCTGGTTCTAGCCCTGTGGGCTCTGCTGGTGTCTTTGGACCCTGCTGGCAGAGCCAGAGAGCCAG GGAAGAACCTGAGCTGCTACCAGTGCTTCAAAGTCAGAAGCCCGGAGTTTTGCTTGCCTGCGGTGTGCTCCTCCACTGACCAGGTCTGCGTCTCCCACATGTTGATCATCACCCTGA GACTACCGGTGAAGACCCTGCTCAGCAAGCGCTGTGCCCCCAGGTGCCCCAACACCAACATGGAGTTCGAATGGCTGTCGGACTCGGGGGTGCTCAGCAAGATCGTCCggcactgctgctccagatcTCTCTGCAACAGGGCCCCCGCCCTGCAGGAGGGCCCCAGGGCCCTCCCACAGGGGCTCCTGCTTTGGGTGGGCCTCAACCTCCTCCGGGTCCTGCTATGA